The following proteins are encoded in a genomic region of Mahella australiensis 50-1 BON:
- the gatB gene encoding Asp-tRNA(Asn)/Glu-tRNA(Gln) amidotransferase subunit GatB, protein MEVQTLIGLEVHAELATKSKMFCSCSTEFGAEPNTHCCPICTGMPGVLPMPNKKAIEYAVKAGLALNCDISEFSKMDRKNYYYPDLPKAYQISQYDLPLCVGGYVDIDTEEGPKRIRIRRVHMEEDAGKLLHEGWGNNSLVDYNRAGVPLIEIVTEPDMNSPAEAGAFLDKLKAILQYIEVSDCKMEEGSLRCDVNINARASDKSMATAITEMKNLNSFKAAVKAMEYEEKRHREALLEGDPTVHETRRWDDARGVTVAMRSKEEAHDYRYFPEPDLVPIALDKSYVESIKEGLPELPDQRYQRFISQYGLPQYDAEILTSSKYLADYFEQCMTIYDNAKTVSNWLMGDVLRALNENGKDPSDIPFPPVYLVDLIKYVDDGTISTSIAKKVFDEMFANGTDPGAIIKEQGLVQISDEGELLEIIRQVIQENAPSVADYKAGKKKALGYLVGQAMKLTKGKANPQLLNKLLERELN, encoded by the coding sequence ATGGAAGTACAAACCCTTATCGGATTAGAAGTACATGCTGAGTTAGCGACCAAAAGCAAAATGTTCTGTAGTTGCAGCACCGAGTTCGGGGCCGAACCTAATACGCATTGTTGTCCGATATGTACGGGCATGCCGGGTGTCTTGCCGATGCCCAATAAAAAAGCCATAGAATATGCTGTTAAAGCAGGGCTGGCTCTGAATTGCGATATATCGGAGTTCAGTAAGATGGATAGAAAAAATTATTATTATCCCGATCTTCCGAAAGCCTATCAGATCTCTCAGTATGATTTACCGCTCTGCGTCGGTGGTTATGTAGATATAGATACTGAAGAAGGGCCGAAGCGTATACGCATACGCAGAGTTCATATGGAAGAAGATGCTGGCAAACTGTTGCATGAAGGCTGGGGTAACAATTCGTTGGTCGATTATAACCGAGCCGGCGTACCGCTGATAGAGATAGTAACCGAGCCGGATATGAATTCACCGGCCGAAGCAGGGGCATTTTTGGACAAATTAAAAGCTATATTGCAGTATATAGAGGTATCCGACTGTAAGATGGAAGAGGGTTCTTTGCGTTGTGACGTGAACATAAATGCAAGGGCTAGTGATAAATCTATGGCTACTGCTATCACGGAAATGAAAAACTTGAATTCGTTTAAAGCTGCTGTCAAAGCTATGGAGTACGAAGAAAAACGCCATCGAGAGGCTCTACTCGAAGGAGATCCAACAGTGCATGAAACACGACGGTGGGATGATGCCAGAGGCGTTACCGTTGCAATGCGCAGCAAAGAGGAAGCTCATGACTATCGATATTTCCCTGAGCCGGATCTCGTACCGATAGCTTTGGACAAAAGCTATGTAGAAAGCATAAAAGAGGGCCTTCCGGAATTACCGGATCAAAGATATCAGCGCTTTATTTCTCAATATGGTTTGCCACAATATGATGCTGAAATCTTGACATCATCGAAATATCTGGCCGATTACTTTGAACAGTGCATGACTATTTACGATAATGCTAAAACCGTAAGCAACTGGCTTATGGGAGACGTTTTGAGGGCTTTAAATGAAAATGGCAAAGATCCGTCGGACATACCATTTCCGCCGGTATATCTGGTCGATTTGATTAAATATGTCGACGATGGTACTATAAGCACAAGCATTGCCAAAAAGGTATTCGATGAAATGTTTGCAAACGGAACGGATCCCGGTGCTATAATAAAAGAGCAGGGATTGGTGCAGATAAGTGATGAAGGTGAATTATTGGAAATAATACGGCAAGTTATTCAGGAAAATGCGCCTTCGGTAGCTGATTATAAAGCCGGCAAAAAGAAGGCTTTAGGTTATCTGGTGGGTCAGGCCATGAAACTTACCAAAGGCAAAGCCAATCCGCAACTTTTAAATAAACTGTTGGAACGGGAATTAAATTAA
- a CDS encoding GerMN domain-containing protein, giving the protein MAYKKWVIFIALALILSSGLMACSSESDDKADKSDAGNTNNAAETAGQAETTSNMRPTVLYYQDADGYVVPVMRRIKWQEAIAKSALQAITDETVIREDIQKIGLLPSIPAGTQINGISIHDGLATVDFNDGIMSCADAAEERNMVDAIVYTLAEFPTIDKVQLQVNGKIVKKLKHGTAVDKPLEPAGINAETADKNLDLNKASKVAVYFTKASAPNFACLVPVTRFTSASSANIADAIEELLKGPKENSSLTTSIPQGTKLLGVQVKEGVAYINLSKEFEAVQNAQADMDMALKQLMMTVKQFDGVQKVKIQIDGKDVGSGENAVAEPIAVPAFANEY; this is encoded by the coding sequence ATGGCTTATAAGAAGTGGGTAATATTTATAGCATTGGCTTTAATATTGTCTAGTGGCTTGATGGCATGTTCTTCTGAGAGCGATGATAAGGCTGATAAAAGTGATGCTGGAAACACAAATAATGCTGCCGAAACGGCTGGCCAAGCCGAGACGACCAGCAATATGCGTCCCACGGTACTGTATTATCAGGATGCCGATGGCTATGTCGTGCCGGTGATGCGCAGGATAAAGTGGCAAGAGGCCATAGCCAAATCAGCATTGCAAGCTATAACCGATGAAACCGTAATTCGAGAGGATATACAAAAAATAGGCCTATTGCCTTCCATACCGGCCGGTACTCAGATAAACGGCATAAGTATACATGATGGTTTGGCCACCGTAGACTTCAACGATGGCATAATGAGCTGTGCAGATGCTGCCGAAGAACGAAATATGGTCGATGCTATAGTGTATACTTTAGCCGAATTTCCGACTATAGATAAAGTGCAGCTTCAGGTCAACGGCAAAATTGTGAAGAAGTTAAAACACGGTACGGCTGTGGATAAACCTCTTGAACCGGCAGGTATAAACGCAGAGACAGCTGATAAAAATCTGGATCTGAATAAAGCATCGAAAGTAGCGGTATATTTCACAAAAGCGTCTGCTCCTAATTTTGCTTGCCTGGTTCCTGTAACTAGATTTACATCGGCCAGCAGCGCTAATATAGCTGACGCTATAGAAGAGCTGCTGAAGGGGCCTAAAGAGAATAGCAGTTTGACCACGTCTATACCACAAGGCACCAAGCTCCTGGGTGTCCAGGTGAAAGAGGGAGTAGCATATATTAATCTTTCTAAGGAATTTGAAGCTGTTCAAAATGCGCAGGCCGATATGGATATGGCGCTTAAGCAGCTTATGATGACGGTAAAACAGTTTGACGGAGTACAAAAGGTTAAGATTCAAATAGACGGCAAAGATGTGGGTTCGGGTGAGAATGCTGTTGCTGAGCCGATAGCCGTTCCCGCATTTGCCAATGAATACTGA
- the rph gene encoding ribonuclease PH, whose amino-acid sequence MMRAYHRGFDQLRPVTLTRDYLKHPDGSVLIEAGETKIICTAMIEDKVPPFLKGTGKGWITSEYGMLPGSTQARKIRESTRGHIEGRTQEIQRIIGRTLRSVVDISALGERTIWIDCDVIQADGGTRTASITGSFVALAIAINKLFEKKKIERFPISNLVAAVSVGIVDGQIMLDLCYDEDARAQVDMNIAMTDDGRFVEVQGTGEAAPFSRRQMDELINLADKGIQELMALQIDCLGEIADKIGGRK is encoded by the coding sequence ATAATGCGGGCTTACCATAGAGGCTTTGATCAACTGCGACCGGTAACATTAACGCGCGATTACTTAAAACACCCTGATGGATCGGTGTTGATCGAAGCCGGAGAAACCAAAATAATATGTACGGCGATGATAGAAGATAAGGTGCCGCCTTTTTTGAAAGGAACGGGCAAAGGTTGGATAACCAGCGAATATGGCATGCTGCCGGGGTCCACTCAGGCACGTAAAATAAGGGAGTCTACCAGAGGGCATATAGAAGGGCGTACGCAGGAAATACAACGCATCATAGGTAGGACATTGCGCTCAGTTGTGGATATTTCTGCTTTAGGTGAACGCACTATATGGATAGATTGCGATGTTATACAAGCTGATGGAGGTACGCGCACAGCTTCTATAACTGGTTCTTTTGTAGCGTTGGCTATTGCTATAAACAAGCTGTTTGAGAAGAAAAAAATAGAGCGTTTCCCCATAAGCAATTTGGTAGCCGCTGTAAGCGTGGGTATAGTAGATGGCCAGATTATGCTGGATCTGTGCTATGATGAAGATGCTAGGGCGCAGGTAGATATGAATATTGCTATGACAGATGATGGCCGCTTCGTAGAGGTCCAGGGAACTGGCGAAGCGGCGCCGTTTTCACGCCGGCAGATGGACGAGCTCATAAACCTTGCCGACAAAGGGATACAGGAGCTCATGGCTTTGCAAATAGATTGTTTAGGAGAAATAGCTGATAAAATAGGTGGCAGAAAGTGA
- a CDS encoding XTP/dITP diphosphatase, translated as MKIKDIIIASNNKGKIAEIKHILTPLGVNICSMQEKGIYVAVEEDGNSFQENAIKKAMTVCKVANEWTLADDSGLIVQALGGRPGIYSARFAGLNASDEDNRRKLLDMMRDVPWDKRKAFFYCCVALVSPDGYVIMADGRCDGYIAYEEMGSDGFGYDPVFLIPEYNKTFAQLDISVKNEMSHRARALDALKDKIKDYV; from the coding sequence GTGAAGATCAAGGATATCATCATAGCTTCTAATAACAAAGGTAAGATTGCAGAGATCAAACATATATTGACGCCTTTGGGCGTCAATATATGTTCTATGCAAGAAAAAGGCATATATGTAGCAGTAGAGGAAGATGGCAATAGTTTTCAAGAGAATGCCATTAAGAAGGCTATGACTGTATGTAAAGTGGCTAATGAGTGGACATTGGCCGATGATTCAGGATTAATCGTACAAGCGTTAGGCGGCCGACCTGGTATATATTCGGCGCGTTTTGCCGGCTTAAATGCCAGCGATGAGGATAACCGCAGAAAGCTGCTCGATATGATGCGAGATGTACCATGGGATAAACGCAAAGCGTTCTTTTACTGCTGTGTTGCTCTCGTTTCGCCCGACGGCTATGTAATAATGGCAGATGGGCGATGTGACGGGTATATAGCATATGAGGAAATGGGAAGCGACGGTTTCGGATATGATCCTGTATTTTTGATACCTGAATATAACAAAACATTTGCCCAATTGGATATATCAGTAAAAAACGAGATGAGCCATAGAGCCAGGGCATTAGATGCGTTAAAGGATAAAATCAAAGATTACGTATGA
- a CDS encoding metallophosphoesterase family protein encodes MRIGVMSDTHGHLATARRAIKDMGNVDVLVHLGDYCHDAVLLSAELQREIISVKGNCDFSSSIPAEQIIEAQGLRIYATHGHQHGVKWDHDGIIEKARDLKADVVLFGHSHIAEIFADNGILFINPGSIGEPRGSDAPSYAIIEIRNGKTYPYIVALSL; translated from the coding sequence ATGAGAATAGGGGTAATGAGCGATACCCATGGTCATTTGGCCACAGCCAGAAGGGCTATAAAGGATATGGGTAATGTCGACGTGCTTGTGCATCTAGGCGATTATTGCCATGATGCTGTACTGTTATCGGCAGAGCTACAAAGAGAGATAATATCTGTAAAAGGGAACTGCGATTTTTCTTCCAGTATACCGGCAGAGCAGATTATAGAGGCTCAGGGATTGAGAATTTACGCCACACATGGCCATCAACACGGTGTCAAATGGGATCATGATGGCATCATTGAGAAGGCCAGGGATTTAAAGGCTGATGTTGTGTTATTCGGGCATTCGCATATAGCGGAGATATTCGCAGATAATGGCATACTTTTCATCAATCCTGGCAGCATAGGTGAGCCGCGCGGTTCGGATGCACCCAGCTATGCGATTATCGAGATAAGAAACGGCAAAACATATCCATATATAGTGGCCCTATCTTTGTGA
- the tig gene encoding trigger factor, with the protein MGSQLEQLENNVAKLRIEVDAAAFEEAIKKAYRKNVKKFRVPGFRVGKVPQHIVEQYYGESVFYEDAIDDVFPDAYSKAIEENDLTPVDLPQIDIVQIGKGKDLILSADVTVKPEVTLGEYKGIQVKRPVYNVTDEDVEKELEDLRQKNARLIAVEDRASQEGDTVTVDYTGYLDGQEFEGGKAEDQVIELGQGRFIPGFEEQLVGMRVGENKEFNIVFPEDYGNNDLAGKEVTFSVTMKEIKYKELPELDDEFAKDVSEFDTLEELRQSIRERLENEAAQQTQSALENAVIAKVTENSSVDIPDVMVERELDDVLQELDYNLQYNGLSLDIYLQITNTSKEALREQYKDVAHNRLKSRMVLEKIGQVENIEVSPEEVDEEIKKRAEQMNVDVEQYKQRINPSFIEETLRMDKIISFLIENAVVEDVEEDGQADTSEDEA; encoded by the coding sequence ATGGGTTCTCAATTAGAGCAATTGGAAAATAACGTTGCCAAGCTGCGGATAGAAGTAGATGCTGCTGCTTTTGAAGAAGCGATAAAGAAGGCTTATAGAAAGAATGTTAAGAAATTCAGAGTACCTGGATTTCGCGTGGGGAAGGTACCTCAACATATAGTGGAGCAATATTATGGGGAATCTGTATTTTATGAAGATGCTATAGACGATGTTTTCCCGGATGCATACAGCAAGGCTATCGAAGAGAATGATCTTACTCCTGTAGACCTGCCTCAAATAGATATAGTCCAGATAGGTAAAGGGAAAGACCTCATATTGAGTGCAGACGTTACTGTAAAACCAGAAGTGACGTTAGGAGAGTATAAAGGAATACAGGTCAAAAGGCCGGTATATAATGTTACAGATGAGGATGTAGAAAAAGAATTAGAAGATTTGCGCCAGAAGAATGCGCGGTTGATAGCTGTAGAAGATAGGGCATCGCAAGAAGGCGACACTGTGACGGTGGATTATACCGGTTATCTTGACGGTCAAGAGTTTGAAGGCGGCAAAGCTGAGGATCAAGTTATAGAGCTTGGCCAAGGACGCTTTATACCCGGCTTTGAGGAGCAACTCGTTGGCATGCGGGTAGGTGAGAATAAGGAATTTAATATAGTATTTCCAGAGGATTATGGTAATAACGATTTAGCAGGCAAAGAAGTAACGTTTTCGGTTACCATGAAAGAAATAAAGTACAAGGAACTGCCTGAACTGGATGATGAATTCGCCAAAGATGTCAGCGAATTCGATACACTGGAGGAATTAAGGCAAAGTATAAGGGAGCGTTTGGAAAATGAAGCGGCCCAACAAACACAGTCAGCTCTCGAAAATGCTGTGATAGCAAAGGTTACCGAAAATTCTAGCGTTGATATTCCAGATGTGATGGTGGAAAGGGAACTGGATGATGTATTGCAGGAATTGGACTATAATCTCCAATATAACGGTTTGAGTCTGGATATTTATCTTCAGATTACCAATACATCAAAAGAGGCACTGAGGGAACAATATAAAGACGTTGCTCATAATCGCCTTAAATCCAGAATGGTACTGGAAAAGATAGGCCAAGTAGAGAATATAGAGGTTTCTCCTGAAGAAGTAGACGAAGAAATAAAGAAACGCGCGGAGCAAATGAATGTGGATGTCGAACAATATAAACAACGGATAAATCCGTCGTTTATAGAAGAAACATTGCGCATGGATAAGATCATCTCCTTTTTAATAGAAAATGCTGTTGTAGAGGATGTTGAGGAAGATGGTCAAGCGGATACTTCGGAAGACGAAGCCTAG